In the genome of Deltaproteobacteria bacterium, the window CAAAGGCCTACAGGTCTCCGACGATGAGTTTCAAGCGCTCAATATCAAACCCGGTAAGTTTCATGGCGATTGGAACTATACGCTTCTTCCTCGCTCTTAATCGGTAACTTAATTCTTGCCCATGCCTAAGTGTTGCCATTGCCGAGAGACCGCTGTCAGCAGTCCAGCAGCGAAGGTTTCTGGTAGACAAGCCCCAAGGTCGGCAAGTTGGAGTGGCTCCCCATACTTCCACGCGAGTCCCGAGAGCAGAAGGAGTTTCTGCGCCGGAAGTGTCCAGATGAGTGCGTACAACATCACAGAAAAAAGAGGCAAAAGATTGCTGTCCTTTTAATGCACTTTTCGTCACCTCGCAAACCGATAGAGGGAACCTAAATGAGATGAGTTATAAGCTGTAAAATGCGCCCTTCGACTTCGCTCCGCTTGAGAAGCTGTTGAAAAACCCTTCGACAAGCTCAGGGTTAACGGAGAAAGGCAAAGCGCTGAGGAAGATTTCCCGTTCGTGCTGAGTCCTGAGCCGGTCGAAGCATGGACCGTATTCACACGGAACATCTCATGTAGGAAACCTATATCAGCAGCTGCTGAGGCAAAAGAGACATCAGGTACAAACAGGGGAGGTTACTTGCTCGGTTTTGCGCTCTATGCTGCGTGCCGCTATGCGTATTCAAATCTTGCCACCCGATATTCAACAGAAAATCGCCGCTGGTGAAGTCGTCGAACGTCCAGCCAGCGCGGTGAAGGAACTGATCGAGAACGCCCTTGATGCTGGAGCGATGACAATTCGGGTCGATATTCAAGAAGGTGGACGTCGCCTCATTCGCGTTACCGACGATGGGAGTGGTATTCCAGCAACCGAGATCCGTCTTGCCTGTGAACGCTTTGCGACCAGTAAGATCGCACGTGAGGAAGATTTACGTGCGGTGCGAACCTTTGGCTTTCGCGGTGAGGCATTACCCAGTATCGCCTCGGTTTCTCGTCTTCGTTTGCTGTCGCGTGAACGTGATGCCCTGCTCGGTACAGAGGTCCGTCTTGATGGAGGAAAGATTGTGTCGGTGCAGGAAGCCGGGGCTGCTATCGGCACAACGGTCGAAGTCTGGGATCTATTCTATAATATGCCTGCACGCCGACAGTTCATGCGCAGTCTACGTACCGAGTACGGCCATATTCTCGGTGTTTTCACGCGTTTTGCCTTGGCGTTTCCTGAACGACGGTTTTCCTTGTTTTTTGATGGCCGGGAACTGTACGCGCTTGAACCTGGTTCATTAGGAGAGCGTATCGCTGCGTGCTTCGGGCGTGAGGCGTCGGCTGGGAGCGAACCATTTGAGAGTAGCGGAATAACTGGACGAGCATGGGGATTTGTCTTGCCAACAGAAGCAGTGTGGCGGCGACGCCATTATTTCTTCGTTAACTACCGAGCCGTGCGGAATCGCACCCTCTATCGCGCGGTGCGCGATGCCTTGCCCGGAGAAGGCGGTATGGTGTTGCTCTTTCTTGATATTGCGCCCGCGTTTGTTGACGTCAACATGCATCCGGCAAAAACCGAAGTGCGTTTTCGCGATGACCTGGCTGTCTATGACCTCGTGCGCGGTGCGCTCCAACGACGGTCACGCCCTGCGTGGTTGCACAGCGAACGTGTGGCTGAACCAGAACCAACGTACGAGCAGTCGACAACAGCGCAATTTTCTCTGCTCGGCCAAATTGAGAAGACCTTTCTCCTTATGACGGCAGAAGAGCACCTCTACATTCTCGATCAGCATGCGGCTGAGGAGCGGGTGTTGTACGAACTGCTCCAGCGTGGAGCGGTCCAACGACGCGACCTAATTGCACCGCAAGTCGTGGCACTTTCTGCTGGTGAACTCGCGTTTATTGAAGTGAAACGCGATGAGATCTCACACTGTGGGTTTACTGTAGGGCCGTTCGGCCCTCAGGTGATTGCTCTCAGGACAGTGCCTGATTTCATTCATCCCAAAGAGGCCGGTATTCTGTTCTCACGCTGGCTCGTGCGTGTTCGTCTGCATGGCGATGATTTCTTTCAGGCACTG includes:
- the mutL gene encoding DNA mismatch repair endonuclease MutL, producing MLRAAMRIQILPPDIQQKIAAGEVVERPASAVKELIENALDAGAMTIRVDIQEGGRRLIRVTDDGSGIPATEIRLACERFATSKIAREEDLRAVRTFGFRGEALPSIASVSRLRLLSRERDALLGTEVRLDGGKIVSVQEAGAAIGTTVEVWDLFYNMPARRQFMRSLRTEYGHILGVFTRFALAFPERRFSLFFDGRELYALEPGSLGERIAACFGREASAGSEPFESSGITGRAWGFVLPTEAVWRRRHYFFVNYRAVRNRTLYRAVRDALPGEGGMVLLFLDIAPAFVDVNMHPAKTEVRFRDDLAVYDLVRGALQRRSRPAWLHSERVAEPEPTYEQSTTAQFSLLGQIEKTFLLMTAEEHLYILDQHAAEERVLYELLQRGAVQRRDLIAPQVVALSAGELAFIEVKRDEISHCGFTVGPFGPQVIALRTVPDFIHPKEAGILFSRWLVRVRLHGDDFFQALSCVAAVKAGHELGREEQARLLERWRQTENPHACAHNRPVYFRLALDEVRRKIGRTGLGGEFADSSC